In Solanum lycopersicum chromosome 5, SLM_r2.1, the following are encoded in one genomic region:
- the LOC101268569 gene encoding uncharacterized protein — protein MIVRWWITTLQLTELFVSSLVHLVYGFYIFSSAVAGDLSQALSDCFYKNSVEVSLKSEDSKENLTSTKDLPPIVLVHGIFGFGKGRLGGLSYFAGAEKKDDRVLVPDLGSLTSVYDRARELFYYLKGGQVDYGEEHSKACGHSQFGRIYEQGHYPEWDEHHPIHFVGHSAGAQVVRVLQQMLADKAFKCYENTCENWVLSVTALSGAFNGTTRTYFDGMNPEDGKSLRHVSLLQLCRIGVIIYDWFDIPWLKNYYNFGFDHFNISFRKIGIWGLIDCLLGNAGPFASGDWILPDLTLQGSIKLNNLLHTFPSTYYFSYATKRTNKVMGITVPSGILGIHPLLFIRILQMSLWRHPPDVPPPYKGYRDEDWWDNDGALNTISMTHPRFPVEHPSQLVVKDSDCQPFLPGIWYYKIVEGDHILFIVNRERAGVQFDLIYDSIFERCRKHAFRNNPTMPNHII, from the exons ATGATAGTTAGGTGGTGGATAACAACACTGCAATTGACAGAGCTGTTTGTGAGTTCGTTGGTTCATTTGGTTTATGGGTTTTACATATTCAGCTCAGCTGTGGCTGGTGACCTTTCTCAGGCTTTAAGCGATTGTTTTTACAAGAATAGTGTGGAGGTTAGCTTGAAATCAGAGGATTCAAAAGAGAATCTAACAAGTACAAAAGATCTGCCTCCCATTGTGTTGGTTCATGGAATCTTTGGTTTTGGAAAAGGG AGATTAGGTGGGCTTTCCTATTTTGCTGGTGCAGAGAAGAAGGATGATAGGGTTCTTGTGCCTGATTTGGGGTCGCTAACTAGCGTATATGATAG GGCCCGTGAgttgttttattatttgaaaGGAGGGCAGGTTGACTATGGGGAAGAACACAGTAAAGCTTGTGGGCATTCCCAATTTGGAAGAATTTATGAACAAG GGCATTATCCAGAATGGGATGAACATCACCCTATTCATTTTGTTGGGCATTCGGCTGGAGCACAGGTTGTTCGAGTTTTGCAACAAATGCTAGCTGATAAG GCGTTTAAGTGTTATGAGAACACTTGCGAAAACTGGGTCTTAAGCGTCACAGCATTGTCTGGAGCATTCAATGGTACTACAAGAACCTACTTTGATGGAATGAA TCCTGAAGATGGAAAGTCCTTGAGGCATGTGTCTTTGCTTCAGCTTTGCCGCATTGGAGTAATAATTTATGATTGGTTTGACATTCCTTGGCTAAAGAACTATTACAACTTTGGGTTTGACCATTTCAACATATCCTTCAGAAAAATTGGAATATGGGGTCTCATTGATTGCCTCTTAGGAAATGCTGGTCCATTTGCTTCAGGGGATTGGATACTTCCAGATCTTACCCTCCAGGGGTCGATCAAGTTGAACAACCTCTTGCATACGTTTCCTAGTACGTACTACTTCAGCTATGCTACCAAGCGTACCAACAAAGTCATGGGTATAACAGTCCCTTCTGGCATACTAGGGATACATCCTCTGCTGTTCATTAGAATCTTGCAAATGAGCCTATGGCGCCATCCTCCAGATGTCCCTCCCCCATATAAGGGCTATAG GGATGAGGATTGGTGGGACAATGATGGTGCACTCAACACTATATCTATGACACATCCTCGTTTCCCAGTTGAGCACCCAAGTCAACTCGTTGTTAAAGATTCTGATTGCCAGCCTTTTCTACCTGGCATCTG GTACTATAAGATTGTCGAAGGTGATCACATTCTTTTCATTGTGAATCGTGAAAGAGCTGGAGTTCAATTTGATTTGATCTACGACAGCATATTTGAGCGTTGCAGGAAGCATGCCTTCAGAAATAATCCGACAATGCCAAACCATATAATTTAA
- the LOC101243783 gene encoding protein neprosin → MDDLCFVHHYTTIQCQCYSTTTTTPEEETRRSYNSSKIHVMASKNISPIIYIFVVFFLFSVCPVLSSSLEQFNQTFDIKSHLMKINKPSIKTIKSPDGDLIDCVLSHQQPAFDHPQLKGQKPLEPAERPRSSGNSMEFENFQLWSMSGETCPEGTIPVRRTKEQDILRASSIRRFGRKIKRPVRRDTTSNGHEHAVGYVTGDQYYGAKASINVWAPKVTNQYEFSLSQMWVISGSFGDDLNTIEAGWQVSPELYGDNYPRFFTYWTSDAYQATGCYNLLCSGFVQTNNRIAIGAAISPTSSYNGGQYDISIMIWKDPKHGHWWLEFGSGVLVGYWPSFLFTHLRGSASMIQFGGEIVNSRGNGGFHTSTQMGSGHFAAQGFGKASYFRNLQVVDWDNSLIPLSNLKVLADHPNCYDIQGGINPVWGNYFYYGGPGRNQRCS, encoded by the exons ATGGATGATTTGTGTTTTGTACATCATTACACAACAATACAATGCCAATGTTATTCTACTACTACAACAACACCAGaagaagaaacaagaagaaGTTACAATTCCTCAAAAATTCATGTTATGGCTTCCAAGAATATTTCACCAATCATTtacatttttgttgttttcttcctcttctctGTTTGTCCTGTTTTGTCCTCATCACTTGAACAATTCAACCAAACCTTTGACATTAAATCACATCTCATGAAAATCAATAAACCTTCAATCAAGACAATTAAG AGTCCTGATGGAGATCTTATAGATTGTGTATTATCACATCAACAACCTGCTTTCGATCATCCTCAATTAAAAGGCCAAAAACCATTG GAGCCAGCTGAGAGGCCAAGATCATCAGGAAATTCAATGGAATTTGAAAATTTCCAACTTTGGAGCATGTCTGGTGAAACATGTCCAGAAGGAACAATTCCAGTTagaagaacaaaagaacaaGACATACTAAGAGCTAGTTCTATTCGAAGATTTggtagaaaaattaaaagaccaGTTCGTAGAGACACTACTAGCAATGGCCATGAG CATGCAGTAGGATATGTAACTGGAGATCAATATTATGGTGCAAAAGCAAGTATAAATGTGTGGGCACCTAAAGTTACCAATCAATATGAGTTTAGTTTATCACAAATGTGGGTTATTTCTGGTTCATTTGGTGATGATCTTAATACTATTGAAGCTGGTTGGCag GTAAGTCCAGAGTTATATGGTGACAATTATCCAAGGTTCTTCACCTACTGGACT AGTGATGCATACCAAGCCACAGGATGCTACAATTTATTGTGTTCAGGATTTGTTCAGACAAATAATAGAATAGCAATTGGGGCAGCAATTTCTCCAACATCCTCTTATAATGGTGGTCAATATGATATTAGCATCATGATTTGGAAG GATCCAAAACATGGACATTGGTGGTTAGAATTTGGATCAGGAGTATTAGTAGGATATTGGCCATCATTTTTGTTCACACATCTTAGAGGTTCAGCAAGTATGATACAATTTGGAGGTGAAATAGTGAATAGTAGAGGAAATGGAGGATTTCATACATCAACACAAATGGGAAGTGGACATTTTGCTGCTCAAGGTTTTGGAAAAGCAtcttattttagaaatttacaAGTTGTTGATTGGGATAATAGTTTAATACCATTATCTAATCTCAAAGTATTAGCTGATCATCCTAATTGTTATGATATTCAAGGTGGCATTAATCCTGTTTGgggtaattatttttattatggtGGACCTGGTAGAAATCAACGTTGCTCTTAA